Proteins encoded within one genomic window of Polaribacter sp. NJDZ03:
- a CDS encoding NAD-dependent deacylase codes for MKRLVVLTGAGISAESGIQTFRDADGLWEGHNVMDVASPEGFAANPTLVLNFYNERRKQLLEVSPNKGHINLVALEKDYNVEIITQNVDDLHERAGSKNVTHLHGELLKVRSSVDEQNVLDWKKDIILGDLCTKKSQLRPHIVWFGEMVPMLDKAIEITKNADILVIIGTSMQVYPAAGLVDYIKPNTPIYFIDPKPAVSKGRFNNLTIIEEVATTGTEKLMELLKG; via the coding sequence ATGAAAAGATTAGTTGTTTTAACTGGAGCAGGAATTTCCGCAGAAAGCGGGATACAAACCTTTAGAGATGCAGATGGATTGTGGGAAGGACATAATGTTATGGACGTTGCTTCTCCAGAAGGTTTTGCAGCAAACCCTACATTAGTTTTAAACTTTTACAACGAACGCAGAAAACAATTGCTAGAAGTTTCGCCAAATAAAGGTCATATTAATTTAGTTGCGTTAGAAAAGGATTATAATGTAGAAATTATTACCCAAAATGTAGATGATTTACACGAACGAGCAGGTAGTAAAAACGTTACTCATTTACATGGCGAACTTTTAAAAGTTAGAAGTTCTGTTGATGAACAAAATGTACTCGATTGGAAAAAAGATATAATTTTAGGGGATTTATGTACTAAAAAAAGCCAATTAAGACCTCACATTGTTTGGTTTGGCGAAATGGTACCGATGTTAGATAAAGCGATAGAAATTACTAAAAATGCAGATATTTTGGTCATTATTGGTACTTCAATGCAAGTGTATCCAGCGGCTGGTTTAGTCGATTATATAAAACCGAATACTCCAATTTATTTCATAGATCCTAAACCTGCAGTCTCTAAAGGTCGTTTTAATAATTTGACAATTATTGAAGAAGTTGCGACTACCGGAACCGAAAAACTGATGGAGTTGTTGAAAGGTTAA
- a CDS encoding VF530 family DNA-binding protein, with protein sequence MSNEQPNNPLHGIKLATMLEQLFKEYGWEELGDSLNINAFKNNPTYKSSLKFLRTTPWAREKVEQFYLKNMID encoded by the coding sequence ATGAGCAACGAACAACCAAATAATCCGTTACACGGTATAAAATTAGCCACCATGTTAGAACAATTGTTCAAAGAATATGGATGGGAAGAATTAGGAGATAGTTTAAATATTAACGCATTTAAAAACAACCCAACGTATAAATCTTCTTTAAAGTTTTTAAGAACAACACCTTGGGCAAGAGAAAAAGTAGAGCAGTTTTATTTAAAAAATATGATTGATTAA
- a CDS encoding aminopeptidase P N-terminal domain-containing protein codes for MKVFNFLVVTFLLFTLNSMAQIPTDYLPKEFHKERRAILRSKMPENSVAVVFANPIRNRANDVDYVFHQDPNFYYLTGYREPNAVLVLFSEDQTNIKGASYNEILYVQKKDPKAEMWYGKRLGAEKAATELGFNTVLNAEDFIKTKIDFKKFKKVYIEGFKDDYRNSARNKAEIYDLVASFKEKSGFNDIQFSSKNVENAYHKIANVPDKNMIELSKKINQDLTQFPELQEDKLIMDFASAKNNNELKDFKQKISLNLKAKKKNNFDFSFFPNNLATLREVKTAEEVKLLIKAVRISAVGQIEVMKAMKPHMSETELQGIHEFVYKKYGAEYEGYPSIVGAGNNGCILHYIENNKTKIGNDLVLMDLGAEYRGYTADVTRTIPASGKFTKEQEEIYNIVYKAQEAGIALYTVGGKMRAPNKAAVKIVNEGLFKLGIIKSVDEKHSYLPHGTIHHIGLDVHDPGNYNNFEENMIATMEPGIYIPEGSNCDKKYWGIGIRIEDDILVTKSGPVNLSEAAPRTVKEIENMMAKKSVLDDFVLPNLDN; via the coding sequence ATGAAAGTTTTTAACTTTTTAGTTGTCACTTTTCTACTATTTACTTTAAATAGTATGGCACAAATTCCTACAGATTATTTACCAAAAGAATTTCATAAAGAAAGGCGCGCTATTTTGCGTTCTAAAATGCCAGAAAACTCGGTAGCTGTTGTGTTTGCAAATCCTATAAGAAACAGAGCGAATGATGTAGATTATGTATTTCATCAAGATCCAAATTTTTATTATTTAACCGGTTATAGAGAACCAAATGCGGTTTTAGTATTGTTTTCAGAAGATCAAACAAATATAAAAGGAGCGTCTTACAACGAAATTTTATACGTTCAGAAAAAAGATCCTAAAGCAGAAATGTGGTACGGAAAACGCTTAGGTGCAGAAAAAGCAGCAACAGAATTAGGTTTTAATACCGTATTAAATGCAGAAGATTTTATAAAAACAAAAATCGATTTTAAGAAATTTAAGAAGGTTTATATAGAAGGATTTAAGGATGATTACAGAAATTCGGCCAGAAATAAAGCAGAAATTTACGATTTAGTGGCTAGTTTTAAAGAGAAATCTGGTTTTAATGACATTCAATTTTCATCTAAAAATGTAGAGAATGCATATCATAAGATTGCAAATGTCCCTGATAAAAACATGATTGAACTTTCTAAAAAAATCAATCAAGATCTTACACAATTTCCAGAATTGCAAGAAGATAAATTAATAATGGATTTTGCAAGTGCAAAAAACAATAATGAGTTAAAAGATTTTAAACAAAAAATCAGTTTAAATCTAAAAGCAAAAAAGAAAAACAATTTCGATTTTTCTTTCTTTCCAAATAATTTAGCGACGCTAAGAGAAGTTAAAACTGCCGAAGAAGTAAAGCTATTAATCAAAGCAGTACGTATTTCTGCAGTTGGTCAAATAGAAGTAATGAAGGCTATGAAACCGCACATGTCGGAAACAGAACTACAAGGAATTCATGAATTTGTGTACAAAAAATACGGAGCAGAATACGAAGGATATCCATCTATTGTAGGTGCCGGAAATAATGGTTGCATTTTACATTATATAGAAAACAATAAAACAAAAATTGGAAACGACTTGGTTTTAATGGATTTAGGTGCAGAATATAGAGGTTACACTGCAGATGTAACACGTACAATTCCTGCCAGCGGAAAATTCACCAAAGAACAAGAAGAAATTTACAATATCGTTTATAAAGCCCAAGAAGCAGGTATTGCTTTATATACCGTTGGCGGTAAAATGAGAGCGCCAAACAAAGCAGCAGTAAAAATAGTAAATGAAGGCTTGTTTAAATTAGGTATTATAAAATCTGTAGATGAAAAACACTCTTATTTACCACACGGAACCATACATCATATTGGTTTAGACGTGCACGATCCAGGAAATTATAATAACTTTGAAGAAAATATGATTGCCACCATGGAACCCGGAATTTACATTCCAGAAGGTAGTAATTGCGATAAAAAATATTGGGGAATTGGTATTCGAATAGAAGATGATATTTTAGTGACCAAAAGCGGTCCCGTAAACCTTTCTGAAGCAGCACCAAGAACCGTAAAAGAAATAGAAAATATGATGGCAAAAAAATCTGTTTTAGACGATTTTGTTTTACCAAATTTAGATAATTAA
- the gcvT gene encoding glycine cleavage system aminomethyltransferase GcvT produces MKNIALNNIHVALGAKMVPFAGYNMPVQYEGVTAEHLTVRESVGVFDVSHMGEFLVEGENALSLIQKVTSNDASKLEIGDAQYSCFPNEDNGIVDDLICYKIKENTYLLVVNASNIEKDWNWISKYNEEFNADLKDLSEGYSLLAIQGPKAIEAMQSITSVDLASIPFYKFKIGDFAGINNVIISATGYTGSGGFEIYCKNEEATQIWNKVFEAGADFGIKPIGLAARDTLRLEMGYCLYGNDINDTTSPIEAGLSWITKFTKDFVNAEALAKEKEHKPERRLVAFELDERGIPRHGYDIVDGSGNVIGEVTSGTMSPCLQKGIGMGYVPRILSKAGTQIHIQVRKKAIPATIVKLPFYKG; encoded by the coding sequence ATGAAAAATATTGCATTAAATAATATTCACGTTGCTTTAGGTGCTAAAATGGTTCCTTTTGCGGGCTACAACATGCCTGTACAATACGAAGGAGTTACGGCAGAACATTTAACAGTTAGAGAGTCTGTTGGTGTTTTTGACGTGAGCCATATGGGAGAATTTTTGGTTGAAGGAGAAAATGCATTGTCTTTAATACAGAAAGTTACGTCTAACGATGCTTCTAAACTAGAAATTGGAGATGCACAATACAGCTGTTTCCCTAATGAAGACAACGGAATTGTAGATGATTTAATTTGTTATAAAATTAAAGAAAACACGTATTTATTAGTAGTAAATGCTTCTAATATTGAAAAAGATTGGAACTGGATTTCTAAATACAATGAAGAATTTAATGCTGATTTAAAAGATTTATCTGAAGGTTATTCTTTATTAGCGATACAAGGTCCTAAAGCTATTGAAGCAATGCAATCTATAACTTCTGTAGATTTAGCAAGCATTCCTTTTTATAAATTTAAAATTGGTGATTTTGCGGGAATTAACAATGTAATTATTTCTGCAACTGGGTATACTGGTTCTGGCGGATTTGAAATTTACTGTAAAAATGAAGAGGCAACTCAAATTTGGAACAAAGTTTTTGAAGCTGGAGCAGATTTTGGAATTAAACCTATTGGTTTAGCGGCAAGAGATACTTTGCGTTTAGAAATGGGATATTGTTTATACGGAAATGATATTAATGACACAACATCGCCAATTGAAGCTGGATTAAGCTGGATTACTAAATTTACTAAAGATTTTGTAAATGCAGAAGCTTTAGCAAAAGAAAAAGAACACAAACCAGAGAGAAGATTGGTTGCTTTTGAATTGGACGAAAGAGGAATACCAAGACATGGGTATGACATTGTAGATGGTAGCGGAAACGTAATTGGAGAAGTTACTTCTGGTACAATGAGCCCTTGTTTACAAAAAGGAATTGGAATGGGGTATGTACCAAGAATTTTATCGAAAGCAGGTACACAAATTCATATTCAGGTTCGTAAAAAAGCGATTCCTGCAACGATTGTAAAATTGCCTTTTTACAAAGGATAA
- a CDS encoding SDR family oxidoreductase, with amino-acid sequence MNCLLTGGTGIVGSHIIFEWLHKAIVEKTVNHLFVVIRANEKSAEQRLLAVLQDASRPSFLNNFTIESCLEKITIISHDLGSISKEILEKYNFDTIIHCAGSTNLSSTSDSKKTVHSQNYLVTKQLLEQLPERVTRFLYISTAYSFGIQDEKVNDAIENYTVSNFRNPYEQSKYESERFVKETCKQKNINSQILRPSIICGRLIDKPFYETPKYDVFYSWAIFLAKYATKSKDAFRIWIDTKSGLNIVPVDFVSKAILYAFLNPKIKELNIVNPTQILHKEYVGDVLESFDVNSYEYVTEKPENLNTFETLYYKTIGDIFENYISIPDLQFKTDQILKLIQQLKLENTLGVHENFMNLINFSVEKKFRKSY; translated from the coding sequence ATGAATTGTTTATTAACTGGAGGAACCGGAATTGTTGGAAGTCATATTATTTTTGAATGGTTGCACAAAGCTATCGTTGAAAAAACTGTAAATCATCTTTTTGTGGTGATAAGAGCGAATGAAAAATCTGCTGAACAAAGATTATTAGCTGTTTTACAAGATGCCTCTCGTCCAAGTTTTTTAAATAATTTCACTATTGAATCTTGTCTAGAAAAAATTACAATAATCTCGCATGATTTAGGAAGCATTAGCAAAGAAATTTTAGAAAAATATAATTTTGATACTATAATCCATTGTGCTGGTTCTACAAACTTATCTAGCACAAGTGATTCTAAAAAGACAGTTCATTCCCAAAATTATTTAGTAACTAAGCAACTTTTAGAGCAGTTACCAGAGCGTGTAACTCGTTTTTTATACATTAGTACAGCCTATTCTTTTGGCATACAAGATGAAAAAGTAAATGATGCTATTGAAAACTATACGGTTAGCAATTTTAGAAATCCGTATGAGCAATCTAAATATGAAAGTGAACGATTTGTAAAAGAAACATGTAAGCAAAAAAATATAAATTCTCAGATTTTAAGGCCTAGTATTATTTGTGGTCGTTTAATTGATAAACCTTTTTACGAAACACCAAAATATGATGTTTTCTATTCTTGGGCCATCTTTTTAGCAAAGTATGCAACCAAATCTAAAGATGCTTTTAGAATTTGGATTGATACAAAAAGTGGTTTAAATATTGTGCCTGTAGATTTTGTTTCGAAAGCAATTTTATATGCTTTTTTAAATCCAAAAATAAAAGAATTGAATATCGTAAACCCTACACAGATTTTACACAAAGAATATGTTGGTGATGTTTTAGAGTCTTTTGATGTTAATTCTTATGAATATGTAACCGAAAAGCCAGAGAACTTAAATACTTTTGAAACGCTGTATTACAAAACCATTGGCGATATTTTTGAAAACTATATTTCTATCCCAGATTTACAGTTTAAAACTGATCAAATTTTAAAACTCATTCAGCAATTAAAATTAGAAAACACATTAGGTGTTCATGAAAATTTTATGAACTTGATTAATTTTTCTGTTGAAAAAAAGTTTAGAAAGAGTTATTAA